In a genomic window of Diorhabda carinulata isolate Delta chromosome 8, icDioCari1.1, whole genome shotgun sequence:
- the LOC130897150 gene encoding ribonuclease H2 subunit C isoform X1 → MATIHINSGKNNLDCNKKTSNVQSLPFKIHADCDAKVERYFNSNISTKKYGTLHASFRGYPLSGKIIDLPDGYVGIVLHESLRPETDKCERKFHVTNKFLKITHWNWDKEPSDNDIITQALQWVDIAEVLHSPIIEE, encoded by the exons ATGGCAACGATTCATATAAATAGcgggaaaaataatttagattgtaataaaaaaactagtaaTGTTCAAAGTTTACCATTTAAAATTCATGCAGATTGTGATGCCaaagttgaaagatatttcaatAGTAATATCAGCACCAAAAAGTATGGAA CCTTGCATGCTTCCTTTAGAGGATACCCTTTATCTGGAAAAATAATAGATCTACCAGATGGATATGTCGGAATTGTTTTACACGAAAGTCTACGACCCGAAACTGACAAATGTGAAAGGAAATTTCATGTTAccaataagtttttaaaaatcacgcATTGGAATTGGGATAAAGAGCCTAGCGATAATGATATTATAACTCAAGCACTTCAATGGGTTGATATAGCAGAAGTT CTACACAGCCCAATAATAGAAGAATGA
- the LOC130897150 gene encoding uncharacterized protein LOC130897150 isoform X2, which translates to MFKVYHLKFMQIVMPKLKDISIVISAPKTLHASFRGYPLSGKIIDLPDGYVGIVLHESLRPETDKCERKFHVTNKFLKITHWNWDKEPSDNDIITQALQWVDIAEVLHSPIIEE; encoded by the exons aTGTTCAAAGTTTACCATTTAAAATTCATGCAGATTGTGATGCCaaagttgaaagatatttcaatAGTAATATCAGCACCAAAAA CCTTGCATGCTTCCTTTAGAGGATACCCTTTATCTGGAAAAATAATAGATCTACCAGATGGATATGTCGGAATTGTTTTACACGAAAGTCTACGACCCGAAACTGACAAATGTGAAAGGAAATTTCATGTTAccaataagtttttaaaaatcacgcATTGGAATTGGGATAAAGAGCCTAGCGATAATGATATTATAACTCAAGCACTTCAATGGGTTGATATAGCAGAAGTT CTACACAGCCCAATAATAGAAGAATGA